In Cydia amplana chromosome 2, ilCydAmpl1.1, whole genome shotgun sequence, the following proteins share a genomic window:
- the LOC134662018 gene encoding lipid storage droplets surface-binding protein 1 isoform X3 yields MTASSKPQLPRLEVVSRVAAIPIVESGLGVTEKIYFTIKESNPLFRWYLSLYEKTLSTGVQLALPAVQLLESPIHQLDRFLCASLDVVEKRVPSIHLPPQTMYSETRQFVLRRADSVKQLGTAVLDSRVTCATASALDRALSTADKYVDKYLPPDTKDPIDVSIIVQDASCAGSGGRAAAAQAVQHGARLRRKLQRRLTRQALAEAKAIREQIHVLVYVAELVATDPVLAWKKAKQLYSSLSQPEPENQARPETLEQLVVLLARETARKVVHLVNYTHTDLPRNVSTGLAMVTKHLSSAADALLKTLPVDSALAEVRGWRSKLEQLLHQLQASSKVYLEHLAIFLAGNEEREKIAPRSSLEQREDLAAINGVN; encoded by the exons A TGACTGCATCATCGAAGCCACAGCTGCCGCGGTTGGAGGTGGTGTCGCGGGTCGCCGCAATCCCCATCGTGGAGTCCGGGCTCGGGGTCACCGAGAAGATATACTTCACGATCAAG GAGTCGAACCCCCTATTCCGCTGGTACCTGTCGCTGTACGAGAAGACGCTGAGCACGGGCGTCCAGCTGGCGCTGCCAGCAGTGCAGCTGCTGGAGTCGCCCATCCATCAGCTGGACCGGTTCCTGTGCGCGTCGCTGGACGTGGTGGAGAAGCGAGTGCCCTCTATACACCTGCCGCCGCAAACT ATGTACAGTGAAACCCGACAGTTCGTGCTCCGGCGGGCGGACTCCGTGAAGCAGCTTGGCACAGCCGTGCTGGACTCTCGCGTGACCTGCGCGACCGCCAGCGCGCTGGACCGCGCGCTGTCCACCGCCGACAAGTACGTCGACAAGTACCTGCCGCCCGACACCAAGGACCCCATTGACG TGAGCATCATAGTGCAAGACGCGTCGTGCGCCGGGTCGGGCGggcgcgcggcggccgcgcagGCCGTGCAGCACGGCGCGCGCCTGCGCCGCAAGCTGCAGCGGCGCCTCACGCGCCAGGCGCTCGCCGAGGCCAAGGCCATCCGCGAACAGATACACGTGCTCGTCTACGTGGCGGAACTG GTGGCCACCGACCCGGTGTTGGCGTGGAAGAAGGCCAAGCAGCTGTACTCGTCCCTGAGCCAGCCGGAGCCGGAGAACCAGGCGCGGCCGGAGACTCTGGAGCAGCTGGTGGTGCTGCTGGCGCGCGAGACGGCCCGCAAGGTGGTGCACCTCGTCAACTACACGCACACCGACCTACCCAG AAACGTGAGCACGGGCTTGGCGATGGTGACTAAGCATCTCTCCAGCGCCGCTGACGCGCTTCTCAag ACGCTGCCGGTAGACTCCGCGCTGGCCGAGGTCCGCGGCTGGAGGAGCAAGCTGGAGCAGCTGCTGCACCAGCTGCAGGCCAGCTCTAAGGTCTACTTG GAACACCTAGCCATCTTCCTCGCGGGCAACGAAGAGAGAGAGAAGATCGCGCCGCGCTCCTCGCTCGAGCAGCGTGAAGACCTCGCCGCCATTAACGGAGTCAACTAG
- the LOC134662018 gene encoding lipid storage droplets surface-binding protein 1 isoform X2: protein MSAEYSARITVTGGLEGNGDVYKKTFNGSCKVGLKKGKGSIAQRAEAYLQAVSKSQGPPPKVTASSKPQLPRLEVVSRVAAIPIVESGLGVTEKIYFTIKESNPLFRWYLSLYEKTLSTGVQLALPAVQLLESPIHQLDRFLCASLDVVEKRVPSIHLPPQTMYSETRQFVLRRADSVKQLGTAVLDSRVTCATASALDRALSTADKYVDKYLPPDTKDPIDVSIIVQDASCAGSGGRAAAAQAVQHGARLRRKLQRRLTRQALAEAKAIREQIHVLVYVAELVATDPVLAWKKAKQLYSSLSQPEPENQARPETLEQLVVLLARETARKVVHLVNYTHTDLPRNVSTGLAMVTKHLSSAADALLKMRPRSSALAELARLSLALHLRVVSAPLPPQ, encoded by the exons ATGTCTGCGGAGTACAGCGCGAGGATCACGGTGACGGGAGGCCTGGAGGGCAACGGGGATGTGTACAAGAAGACTTTCAATGGGAGCTGCAAGGTGGGGCTCAAGAAGGGAAAGGGCTCCATCGCCCAGAGAGCTGAAGCGTACTTGCAGGCTGTGAGCAAGAGTCAGGGGCCGCCGCCCAAGG TGACTGCATCATCGAAGCCACAGCTGCCGCGGTTGGAGGTGGTGTCGCGGGTCGCCGCAATCCCCATCGTGGAGTCCGGGCTCGGGGTCACCGAGAAGATATACTTCACGATCAAG GAGTCGAACCCCCTATTCCGCTGGTACCTGTCGCTGTACGAGAAGACGCTGAGCACGGGCGTCCAGCTGGCGCTGCCAGCAGTGCAGCTGCTGGAGTCGCCCATCCATCAGCTGGACCGGTTCCTGTGCGCGTCGCTGGACGTGGTGGAGAAGCGAGTGCCCTCTATACACCTGCCGCCGCAAACT ATGTACAGTGAAACCCGACAGTTCGTGCTCCGGCGGGCGGACTCCGTGAAGCAGCTTGGCACAGCCGTGCTGGACTCTCGCGTGACCTGCGCGACCGCCAGCGCGCTGGACCGCGCGCTGTCCACCGCCGACAAGTACGTCGACAAGTACCTGCCGCCCGACACCAAGGACCCCATTGACG TGAGCATCATAGTGCAAGACGCGTCGTGCGCCGGGTCGGGCGggcgcgcggcggccgcgcagGCCGTGCAGCACGGCGCGCGCCTGCGCCGCAAGCTGCAGCGGCGCCTCACGCGCCAGGCGCTCGCCGAGGCCAAGGCCATCCGCGAACAGATACACGTGCTCGTCTACGTGGCGGAACTG GTGGCCACCGACCCGGTGTTGGCGTGGAAGAAGGCCAAGCAGCTGTACTCGTCCCTGAGCCAGCCGGAGCCGGAGAACCAGGCGCGGCCGGAGACTCTGGAGCAGCTGGTGGTGCTGCTGGCGCGCGAGACGGCCCGCAAGGTGGTGCACCTCGTCAACTACACGCACACCGACCTACCCAG AAACGTGAGCACGGGCTTGGCGATGGTGACTAAGCATCTCTCCAGCGCCGCTGACGCGCTTCTCAag ATGCGCCCCCGGAGCTCCGCCCTCGCAGAGCTGGCGCGGCTGTCCCTGGCGCTCCACCTGCGAGTGGTCAGCGCGCCACTCCCCCCTCAATAA
- the LOC134662018 gene encoding lipid storage droplets surface-binding protein 1 isoform X1: MSAEYSARITVTGGLEGNGDVYKKTFNGSCKVGLKKGKGSIAQRAEAYLQAVSKSQGPPPKVTASSKPQLPRLEVVSRVAAIPIVESGLGVTEKIYFTIKESNPLFRWYLSLYEKTLSTGVQLALPAVQLLESPIHQLDRFLCASLDVVEKRVPSIHLPPQTMYSETRQFVLRRADSVKQLGTAVLDSRVTCATASALDRALSTADKYVDKYLPPDTKDPIDVSIIVQDASCAGSGGRAAAAQAVQHGARLRRKLQRRLTRQALAEAKAIREQIHVLVYVAELVATDPVLAWKKAKQLYSSLSQPEPENQARPETLEQLVVLLARETARKVVHLVNYTHTDLPRNVSTGLAMVTKHLSSAADALLKTLPVDSALAEVRGWRSKLEQLLHQLQASSKVYLEHLAIFLAGNEEREKIAPRSSLEQREDLAAINGVN; encoded by the exons ATGTCTGCGGAGTACAGCGCGAGGATCACGGTGACGGGAGGCCTGGAGGGCAACGGGGATGTGTACAAGAAGACTTTCAATGGGAGCTGCAAGGTGGGGCTCAAGAAGGGAAAGGGCTCCATCGCCCAGAGAGCTGAAGCGTACTTGCAGGCTGTGAGCAAGAGTCAGGGGCCGCCGCCCAAGG TGACTGCATCATCGAAGCCACAGCTGCCGCGGTTGGAGGTGGTGTCGCGGGTCGCCGCAATCCCCATCGTGGAGTCCGGGCTCGGGGTCACCGAGAAGATATACTTCACGATCAAG GAGTCGAACCCCCTATTCCGCTGGTACCTGTCGCTGTACGAGAAGACGCTGAGCACGGGCGTCCAGCTGGCGCTGCCAGCAGTGCAGCTGCTGGAGTCGCCCATCCATCAGCTGGACCGGTTCCTGTGCGCGTCGCTGGACGTGGTGGAGAAGCGAGTGCCCTCTATACACCTGCCGCCGCAAACT ATGTACAGTGAAACCCGACAGTTCGTGCTCCGGCGGGCGGACTCCGTGAAGCAGCTTGGCACAGCCGTGCTGGACTCTCGCGTGACCTGCGCGACCGCCAGCGCGCTGGACCGCGCGCTGTCCACCGCCGACAAGTACGTCGACAAGTACCTGCCGCCCGACACCAAGGACCCCATTGACG TGAGCATCATAGTGCAAGACGCGTCGTGCGCCGGGTCGGGCGggcgcgcggcggccgcgcagGCCGTGCAGCACGGCGCGCGCCTGCGCCGCAAGCTGCAGCGGCGCCTCACGCGCCAGGCGCTCGCCGAGGCCAAGGCCATCCGCGAACAGATACACGTGCTCGTCTACGTGGCGGAACTG GTGGCCACCGACCCGGTGTTGGCGTGGAAGAAGGCCAAGCAGCTGTACTCGTCCCTGAGCCAGCCGGAGCCGGAGAACCAGGCGCGGCCGGAGACTCTGGAGCAGCTGGTGGTGCTGCTGGCGCGCGAGACGGCCCGCAAGGTGGTGCACCTCGTCAACTACACGCACACCGACCTACCCAG AAACGTGAGCACGGGCTTGGCGATGGTGACTAAGCATCTCTCCAGCGCCGCTGACGCGCTTCTCAag ACGCTGCCGGTAGACTCCGCGCTGGCCGAGGTCCGCGGCTGGAGGAGCAAGCTGGAGCAGCTGCTGCACCAGCTGCAGGCCAGCTCTAAGGTCTACTTG GAACACCTAGCCATCTTCCTCGCGGGCAACGAAGAGAGAGAGAAGATCGCGCCGCGCTCCTCGCTCGAGCAGCGTGAAGACCTCGCCGCCATTAACGGAGTCAACTAG